In Streptomyces canus, one DNA window encodes the following:
- a CDS encoding carbohydrate ABC transporter permease, whose translation MTQVLDRPVELKTPASPAQRTARRKAALEWVAIHSLGLAAALFFTLPFVFVFLTSLMSDTQALSRDLIPHTWEWGNYRRVFDTPGFLTWWRNTLIYAGLGTVLTVVSSIPVAYALAKFRFRGRNLSLMLVISMMMLPPQVVIIPMYLFWAKQLGLSGTLWPLIIPMAFGDAFSIFLLRQFLMTIPNEYVDAAKVDGCGDFRTLIRVVIPMARPGIAAVALFQFFYAWNDYFGPQIYASENQNAWTLSYGLESFKGMHHTDWNLTMAATVLVMAPVILVFFFAQKAFVEGVTLTGVKG comes from the coding sequence ATGACCCAAGTACTGGACCGGCCGGTGGAGTTGAAGACCCCGGCCTCGCCCGCACAGCGCACCGCCCGGCGCAAGGCCGCCCTGGAGTGGGTCGCGATCCACTCCCTCGGCCTCGCCGCGGCCCTCTTCTTCACGCTGCCCTTCGTGTTCGTGTTCCTGACCTCGCTGATGAGCGACACCCAGGCCCTCAGCCGCGATCTGATCCCGCACACCTGGGAATGGGGCAACTACCGGCGGGTCTTCGACACCCCGGGCTTTCTGACCTGGTGGCGCAACACGCTGATCTACGCGGGACTGGGAACAGTCCTTACGGTCGTGTCGTCGATCCCGGTGGCGTACGCGCTCGCCAAGTTCCGCTTCCGGGGCCGCAATCTCTCCCTGATGCTGGTCATCTCGATGATGATGCTGCCGCCGCAGGTCGTCATCATCCCGATGTACCTGTTCTGGGCGAAGCAGCTGGGCCTGTCGGGCACCCTGTGGCCGCTGATCATCCCGATGGCGTTCGGGGACGCGTTCTCGATCTTCCTGCTCCGGCAGTTCCTGATGACGATCCCGAACGAGTACGTGGACGCGGCGAAGGTCGACGGCTGCGGCGACTTCCGCACCCTGATACGGGTGGTGATCCCCATGGCGAGGCCCGGGATCGCCGCGGTGGCCCTCTTCCAGTTCTTCTACGCCTGGAACGACTACTTCGGCCCGCAGATCTACGCCTCGGAGAACCAGAACGCCTGGACGCTGAGTTACGGCCTGGAGTCCTTCAAGGGCATGCACCACACCGACTGGAACCTCACCATGGCCGCGACCGTGCTGGTCATGGCCCCCGTGATCCTCGTGTTCTTCTTCGCGCAGAAGGCGTTCGTCGAGGGCGTCACGCTGACCGGAGTGAAGGGTTAA
- a CDS encoding carbohydrate ABC transporter permease, protein MSTVTLASKRRGSGLAAKRRKQALRTAAFMSPWLIGFTVFFAYPLLSTVYFSFMHYDGFKPPTWSGTKNWTYVFEHYPFFWPALRNTLWLVVVMVSLRVVFGLGVGLLITKIKTGTGIFRTLFYLPYLAPPVAATMAFAFLLNPGTGPVNSVLEKVGIPAPGWFNDPTWSKPALTLLALWGIGDLMVIFMAALLDVPQEQYEAAELDGASAWQRFRFVTLPNISPIVMFAVVTGVIQTMQYYTQPLIAGKVASGVIQGAGTQFEPGYPEKSTLTLPQLVYNLGFQRFDYGSACVVALVLFALSMVFTAFLMRRRGGLIQAGD, encoded by the coding sequence ATGAGCACCGTCACTCTGGCGTCGAAGCGCCGCGGGTCCGGCCTCGCTGCGAAGCGGCGGAAACAAGCACTTCGCACGGCCGCCTTCATGTCACCCTGGCTGATCGGCTTCACGGTCTTCTTCGCCTATCCGCTGCTCTCGACCGTCTACTTCTCGTTCATGCACTACGACGGCTTCAAGCCGCCGACCTGGAGCGGGACGAAGAACTGGACCTACGTCTTCGAGCACTACCCCTTCTTCTGGCCCGCCCTGCGCAACACCCTGTGGCTGGTCGTGGTGATGGTCTCCCTCCGGGTCGTCTTCGGCCTCGGGGTCGGTCTGCTCATCACGAAGATCAAGACGGGTACGGGGATCTTCCGGACGCTCTTCTACCTGCCGTATCTGGCCCCGCCCGTCGCGGCCACCATGGCCTTCGCGTTCCTCCTCAACCCCGGTACGGGACCGGTCAACTCGGTCCTGGAGAAGGTCGGCATCCCGGCCCCCGGCTGGTTCAACGACCCCACCTGGTCGAAGCCGGCCCTCACCCTGCTCGCCCTGTGGGGCATCGGCGACCTGATGGTCATCTTCATGGCCGCGCTGCTCGACGTGCCGCAGGAGCAGTACGAGGCCGCCGAGCTGGACGGGGCGTCGGCGTGGCAGCGGTTCCGGTTCGTCACCCTTCCCAACATTTCGCCGATCGTGATGTTCGCCGTGGTCACCGGCGTGATCCAGACGATGCAGTACTACACACAGCCACTCATCGCCGGGAAGGTCGCCTCGGGTGTGATCCAGGGCGCGGGCACGCAGTTCGAGCCCGGCTATCCGGAGAAGTCCACGCTGACCCTCCCCCAGCTCGTCTACAACCTTGGCTTCCAGCGCTTCGACTACGGCTCCGCGTGTGTCGTCGCCCTCGTCCTCTTCGCCCTGTCGATGGTGTTCACCGCGTTCCTGATGCGGCGCCGGGGCGGTCTCATCCAGGCAGGTGACTGA
- a CDS encoding ABC transporter substrate-binding protein, producing the protein MRTAIPSVARNAAFALTVSVVLVTTACTGQSSSGAEDDASKETTINFWHAWSADSEVKAVKTLVAGFEKAHPNIHVNVVGNMTDDKINQALRTGGGKAPDVISSFTTNNVGKFCSSGALVDLNPFFKKSGVDPEKTFPAAMNQYTQFDGDRCAVPLLGDAYGLYYNKTAFEKAGITSPPKTWSQFEADAKKLTITQGSTYKQLGFMPNYHGWETTTEHYLGQFSPTYFDSSGKSNVAKDPAFKAAFTLQKKLADDLGGYKKLDTFRATLGDEWGPKHPFQTGQVAMQLDGEWRLGMALDAKPGFEIGVAPLPVPDNQTDQYGKGYITGTIAGIAANSTKQNAAWEFVKYITTDTDAVVGFSNDIHNVPSTLAALKSPKLKYDPRFKTFLDIAANPNSSSSPASINGGVYLATIQNFGYDYESGKVTDLDKGLADTAQQIDTDIAQAK; encoded by the coding sequence ATGCGCACAGCCATACCCTCAGTCGCCCGAAACGCGGCCTTTGCCCTGACCGTGTCCGTGGTGCTCGTCACCACCGCCTGTACCGGCCAGTCCTCCTCCGGCGCCGAGGACGACGCCTCGAAGGAGACGACCATCAACTTCTGGCACGCCTGGAGCGCGGACTCCGAGGTCAAGGCCGTGAAGACGCTGGTCGCCGGTTTCGAGAAGGCGCACCCCAACATCCACGTCAACGTCGTCGGCAACATGACCGACGACAAGATCAACCAGGCGCTGCGCACGGGCGGCGGCAAGGCCCCGGACGTCATCTCGTCGTTCACCACGAACAACGTGGGCAAGTTCTGCTCCTCGGGTGCGCTGGTCGACCTCAACCCGTTCTTCAAGAAGTCGGGCGTCGACCCGGAGAAGACCTTCCCGGCCGCGATGAACCAGTACACGCAGTTCGACGGCGACCGCTGTGCCGTGCCGCTGCTGGGCGACGCGTACGGGCTCTACTACAACAAGACCGCGTTCGAGAAGGCCGGCATCACCTCGCCGCCCAAGACCTGGTCCCAGTTCGAGGCGGACGCCAAGAAGCTGACGATCACACAGGGCAGCACGTACAAGCAGCTCGGTTTCATGCCGAACTACCACGGCTGGGAGACGACGACCGAGCACTACCTCGGCCAGTTCTCGCCGACGTACTTCGACTCCAGCGGCAAGTCGAACGTCGCCAAGGACCCCGCGTTCAAGGCGGCGTTCACCCTCCAGAAGAAGCTGGCCGACGACCTCGGCGGCTACAAGAAGCTGGATACGTTCCGCGCCACGCTGGGCGACGAGTGGGGTCCCAAGCACCCCTTCCAGACCGGCCAGGTCGCCATGCAGCTCGACGGTGAGTGGCGGCTGGGCATGGCCCTGGACGCCAAGCCCGGCTTCGAGATCGGTGTCGCCCCGCTGCCCGTCCCCGACAACCAGACGGACCAGTACGGCAAGGGCTACATCACCGGCACGATCGCCGGCATCGCCGCGAACAGCACCAAGCAGAACGCGGCCTGGGAGTTCGTCAAGTACATCACCACGGACACGGACGCGGTCGTCGGCTTCTCGAACGACATCCACAACGTGCCGTCCACACTGGCCGCCCTCAAGTCGCCGAAGCTGAAGTACGACCCGCGCTTCAAGACGTTCCTGGACATCGCGGCGAACCCGAACTCGTCCTCGTCACCGGCGTCGATCAACGGCGGTGTCTACCTCGCCACGATCCAGAATTTCGGCTACGACTACGAGAGCGGCAAGGTCACCGACCTGGACAAGGGCCTCGCCGACACGGCACAGCAGATCGACACAGACATCGCGCAGGCGAAGTAG
- a CDS encoding ROK family transcriptional regulator encodes MAGTPRTLRAMNDRAALDLLLEHGPLSRTRIGKLTGLSKPTASQLLARLEASGLVLATGTTEGRPGPNAQLYEVDPTAAYAAGLDVTPERILAAVADITGRTVGSFALPTPGRRPAQPVVRQVTDALDGAVKAAGLARGDVHRLVIGTPGAFDPGTGRLRYASHLPGWHTPALLGELAAALPMPVEYENDVNLVAVAEQRLGAARGHEDFVLLWNEGGLGAALVLGGRLHRGWTGGAGEVGFLPVPGAPLVRQVRKANSGGYQELAGSQAIPHLARELGMTDIPSGPYAEVAAALVERATTEDTVLNRLLLETYATRLATGLASLVSVLDPELVVLSGASLTAGGDTLRALVQDELEELAASRPRLVVGDVHEHPVLRGALESALAATRDEVFDTSR; translated from the coding sequence ATGGCAGGCACACCACGCACACTCCGCGCCATGAACGACCGTGCCGCGCTCGACCTCCTGCTGGAGCACGGCCCCCTCTCCCGTACGCGGATCGGCAAGCTCACCGGCCTCTCCAAGCCGACCGCGTCCCAGCTCCTGGCCCGCCTGGAGGCGTCCGGCCTCGTACTCGCCACCGGTACCACCGAGGGCAGACCCGGTCCCAACGCCCAGCTGTACGAGGTCGATCCGACCGCCGCGTACGCCGCCGGGCTCGACGTCACCCCCGAACGCATCCTCGCCGCGGTCGCCGACATCACCGGCCGCACGGTCGGCTCCTTCGCACTGCCGACCCCGGGACGCCGACCCGCCCAGCCCGTCGTCCGGCAGGTCACCGACGCCCTCGACGGTGCGGTCAAGGCGGCGGGACTCGCCCGCGGCGACGTCCATCGGCTCGTCATCGGCACCCCGGGCGCCTTCGACCCGGGCACGGGCCGACTGCGCTACGCCTCCCACCTGCCGGGCTGGCACACCCCCGCCCTCCTCGGTGAACTCGCCGCCGCCCTGCCCATGCCGGTCGAGTACGAGAACGACGTCAACCTCGTGGCCGTGGCCGAACAACGGCTCGGGGCGGCCCGCGGGCACGAGGACTTCGTGCTGCTGTGGAACGAGGGCGGTCTCGGTGCCGCCCTGGTCCTCGGCGGACGGCTGCACCGCGGCTGGACCGGCGGCGCGGGAGAGGTAGGTTTCCTGCCGGTTCCCGGAGCACCCCTGGTGCGGCAGGTGAGGAAAGCCAACAGTGGTGGCTATCAGGAGCTGGCGGGCTCCCAGGCCATCCCCCACCTCGCCCGTGAGCTCGGCATGACGGACATCCCCTCGGGGCCGTACGCCGAGGTCGCCGCCGCCCTCGTCGAGCGTGCCACCACCGAGGACACCGTCCTGAACCGGCTGCTCCTGGAGACCTACGCCACCCGTCTGGCCACCGGTCTCGCCTCCCTCGTCTCCGTCCTCGACCCCGAACTCGTCGTCCTCAGCGGCGCCTCGCTCACCGCCGGCGGCGACACCCTGCGCGCCCTCGTCCAGGACGAGCTGGAGGAACTGGCAGCCTCCCGCCCCCGGCTGGTCGTCGGCGACGTCCATGAACACCCCGTGCTGCGCGGCGCGCTGGAGAGCGCGCTCGCGGCCACCCGCGACGAGGTCTTCGACACCTCACGCTGA